The genomic DNA TGGCCAGCAGAgcgtgcttggagggactccgtctggctgccgtgggctgagcccaggggttgcctgccaccttctcagggcactgcctccttcctgccagggacaagggagagcaagctagaaggcacatctttttctgggaagcccccttgcacCATCCCAGGCAGCacgcaccccgccgacccccaccacacactcactctgtttcctcgAGCATGgcggagcacgagttgaagatctccagagcgcTCTGCAAGgtgtgaaggctctcgcagggcagcttgtttccaaggagtcccagcacgcagaggaacgtgcagccctgcccaggacggATGTGGAACGTGTTGCTACAGCGCccaagagggagtctctccctcgtgctcactgcccaccctctggcgctgggggaggcgaccgttcccccccactcactttatcacacaggaggactttgttgatgtggcccttgtgaggagagaggatttctagcatcatcCTGATGGCCTCCTTGAGGATGGTGCTGAGATGCTCCATGCTGGTatctgcagcaagctgcagctggacaaagatgcaggtgactggccgtagctcagagaggaggtccatgggcagtcctgcatcgagctggaagacaagagcacgatggcttcaccagcctgctctcccgggctcttactgcccacaccagtactgagggagagcaggcgtgctggcgatagcgggcaCTAGCAGAGGAAGGGacaaatcctcctctcagtgcaaagggcgggcaggccgcccagcctgcggcaggcagacgccgagtcagaacacaaatgacaaaggaaagaAGGCTGCTCCattaacacgccatctgggggccggtacggacatgaggggagaccctcagggatgctccagggacttcaggggaatctcccctttaacCCACCGTCGTGTCCACAGCACATCTAGAACCATGGCCAtggaaaagacagagagacaggagtcctcctcctgccacccatgtctctctgaggacaacgcagacaatggtgcagcgcCAGTACCCCTGGGCTCAGGTTCCCCGCGTTGTTGTCTCAGGgtgcattttctttgattggtctgttcctgTGAGAACTctatctctgcaaggcaccacttcttctacCCTCCAAAAATGCAGTCCCCAGCAGCGGTGACCTTGCCGtgccttcccgagagcagcgactggtatgtacttcctaagcacatcctcggcgttcaggtcactgggcaagagaagtgcaggcctcatggcacctgaggagagaaaaggcaggtggtcgctgggcgTACGGGACTACaggctgttgcaaagcagggcctggccctggaatcgagggagaaagagtcttctgcgcttgctcatgttgccacctccagatgctgagggcagagctctcccctggaaggaggaggcggcagcagccgctgccctgggaggcccaacagcatgagtgctaacggacagagggaagagggaggaggtggttcctctctggcccctgaaacagcaaagccccacctttcgggacaatcacagagcaaggggaagtgggcactcaccttccctttttgagcggtggctcactgggtcttgtacaaGCTTGCGTAAAGGCGTCTTTTGGCATTTGGaacaaggcatcggatccatgcccgtcacctgaagacacacagaatgaaagcactgccactggcctccccaggagtCCCAGGGGaaagagcctgccctccaccatcactgcccagagaaggggagaaggagcccacttggctggatgggacagcagtgcttcctcagaagcaccggagctgggcagccattctccaagcatgcccatctccaagcaaccacagctccatggcccacagaggacattgctgctggggctcaaaccctcccaatGCCTCCCGACCCATCAAAGCAAGCAAGCCCAGCCCATGGTTACCCCTGAGATGGGAGGACAAGAGCTTCagctgcctgcccgctttcccacctacaactctctccacattcatcccCTCAGctttccgacacctccctccttcatggccaggcccaggccctcagaatggctctcgaggccatcccatccacctgcctgcacaggtCTTGCACCTGCAAGGCacttggtcctcagccggtgctgctcacagagctcccagcaggttgccgagaggacaaTTTCACCTGCATCCGCAACCTGTTCGGcatcacgaacttcagccaggcataggccaaaaatgcagaagtgttgccagctctcatctccgaaaatcAGGAGGCTCATGGGCCCTGCAgagatccctggggagaaggagaagcagaactgacacagggaacatttggaactctacagcccccagcatctcggatgttcagaagctcatctgaagcccagtggggagacgggcattacggaggggcagaacatcctccctcctcctcgggGAGATGCTGACATGAGTCCCTGAAATGTGCGTCTAGAAATAGACAAACCAAGtcgacattgagaatgtgttgagaaTGCTGGgtgtcatccccagctgcctgccccagaagcccagcaaaccagaagcaccctgtggcacgGGAGAGTGCCACACatctgcgtctggcacagcgcccgtacctatcttcagctGGACCTTCTGCCCTACATCCGTGTCACACCTTCCATACTTCTTCTGGATCTGCCggctacagtgcagcaccaggctgatggtcctggccacctcctggggtggtgttctccacagcagcagcacagcatctcctggggaaagggagggaaggtaaaggctctgtcgagacctgactctccctgACCTACGctcagcagcagggacagcagaaACCAGCCGCCGTgtggaggaagatgggcttgtgggaggccatcatCCTGGAGGACCACGttctgggcaccgggacacctctcctctcccgggcaagccacagcagcagccgGCCAGCAGCAGTGGCACCACCTGCCCCaagcgctcctctgcagctgcagcactggagagagggcactgctggaggggtgcgtgcctggccaaagagctggctcaaggcactgtgcagagcctcttgagaaggagagCAGAGCAAATGGCCGCCACtgtcgtcccaagaacctaccagcaaacttcaagatgtctcctccaaaaatcaggaactctgcgtacagagggaagaaaaggaagagtcatgtggacaccttcttccagaagccacagagcaagaCCCTCTGCCTGGGGAGGAGCACCGGGGCAAGGGTGCACCgtggggcacagctcaggaaaACATCGCTCTGGCCTCTCTCCCAGGTTCACGGTGGCCACAGCCCTGGTACCCGCACAGCAGACAGGGAGGCAGGGCCTCCAGATGCCACCAAACCTCAGAAAGgtggaggctggaagggacctctggggtccatctggtccaaccccactgctcaacccgggctgcacagagccagctgcccaggacggtggctgatggtttcagaatagctctaaggagggagattccacaacctccctgggcaacctctgtgtggaataattactaaattggccaagaatacaaaaatacagcattgttcacacattaaggaaagtcataaaatcaagaggcttctgaggtagaatacagccgcagctagcacacgaagaatgcaacatccgtgattccctgtacaaggttgtttgcgaaactacacgagggatggaatggaacaagcatgttccgtggccttcccttttgacgaatagcagatatggggacgagatggtactacggaactgataagcggcctacacgctacccaagccaacatttcgtcaaatgttgatgaaatgctgtcctttgtgcgaactttgctcaccacaatgtaccaaaacacacctccatcccggaggctatccgcccccgcggtgtgaacactcctccttgaatacattaatcataataaaagtacgtatgactaaagtcactcaaactccaccttgaagataaaaaatagtataaaatagcccaagagagaggggatgtcagggaagacaccatcacgaagaattccatcgctgatttccaggatcagtcgatgggctgagcctttcttcccccgcatagggacaCTTTTGGGTAAGACtccgattacaccgagtgctttctcgggacttagaaatttctctagagaatctctaccctacatttatagccaggctgtatcgtttataattttgtcgcgcgttttgtatacttaacaatatctttatttgcacatgctttgcagacagtgtatttatcaccgctaatcctaaagaacctgtatatctgttgtttaaataaacttcactgtttaagtagctagtcatttcgctttctcactgaacacgaccaaaaacttgagagaggctgtgctagttcatgagcatgactagactgaaggtgcagtccactattagtgtatccaaatcatgatagtttaatacatattaaacgcgattggcctgatagtgctgaattgggcatcactcagaatttaaacccagccgcacctggcctcccaccttggtgaggagtgttagaacgcaagggggttcaTCTtttgccaaaaccgcttggccccttttcacgcaacactctgccagtgctcagtcaccctcacagtcaatAAGTGTTTCCTGACAcacagagggaacctcctgtttTTCAGTGCGTGCCCGTGGCGTGGCCTCTGGTCCtgacactgggcaccactgggaagaacctggctctgtcctctttgcaccctctcttcaggttgTAGGCACGTTTCTAAGGTCCCCccacaagccttctcttctccaggcgaaccaggcccagctctctcagcctttcctcacaggacagatgctccagacccttcatcGTCTGCGAGGACTCTCTTGCTTTGCTCTAACAGTGCTGCCAAAGGGGAGCCCACAATGTGCTCATGGTCAGCTCGGAAGGGCCAAGATCTTCCCTGTGGAAAGGGGCTCGTGAGGGTCGCACAAATGCACATGCACGTGTCAGAGCCAGCATCCTCACGTCTCTGGTGCGCTGGCACTTGCTGgatgccctcagcctgctctgggccctgacgCAGCACTGAGCCGGCTGTTCATGCCAGAGGCACCGAGGTGGCTGCTGAGAAAGCGGGTGGCTCCTTGGCCGCAGCGGGGCGCAGAAAGGACCCGCGCTGGTGCTGACCTGCCAGCAGACCCTCTCTGCCcttgttcttcacagaaagccccagcccttccaaggaggcaggacctggctgcctccaccctccaccatcacgccCTGATGTCACACAGTCCTGCATCACAGCTCTTACCTTCCAAAACATcacacaggtactcattgagcgtttgcacCAGCTCATCAGTACGTCTGTCCGTGCCGCTCCTCTGGACGAgtttctcggtcaacgcagtgaaacctggaacagggacacccagaaatcaggaaatgtccatgtgggccaaaagacctggcagctgtttccacgctgcctggcccgagagcctgtaggggacaccttcccgtgccggctcagcactggtggcagccgtgatggaccgcccaaggtcacccatcccgctttCTGTGGGCatcccagcagaagacctcagcagggacttgggcatctgccatttgctgaagtgttgcctgagcttctcctctgccagctgaGTCCAGCACATCCTCTCGCCCCAAGGGAAGCTCTTCTCTGCTCGGGCCTTTtgcccaggtctgcggggcctgGCACGTCTGGAGGCTGGTCTGGCTgggaccctcctgccccagggggaCTGGCAGAACCGAGAGCAGCCTCAAGCGCTGCCATAGCCGAGTGAAGGCCGGGAGGGTTCTAAAAGGGTGCCAAACAAGTCGTGAACCTTGAGCGCCTCTCGAGCTTAATGATGAgaattcttcccagcagctcgtgcggggctctgttttgcagctgtgctgaaaagagccCGGAGAGCCCCGGGGTGTGCTAGTTCTTGCAGTGCTTGCACGGCACCgagggcttttctgctcctcagactgcAAGCCAGCGAGCATGCTGGGGGTgcccaagaggctgggaggggacagagcgggGACATCTGACCCCTACCgcccaaagggatatcccacaccCTACCActgggcggggtggggggcgggcaAAGGTTGGCGGGCGCTACCCTTGCTCGGGGCCTGGCTGGGCATCGCTGGCTTGCTGGTCAGCAAGTGCTTTCTTTTGCATCCCTTGTTTtccttgggctttcttttccactctccTGGTTTCTAACCCAccagttttctccctttcccccttccgacgctccccctgcaccccactgcgCAGGAGCGagggagcggctgtgtggtgctgagctgccggccaggcttcagccacaccagcctgtgagcaAAATCGTTCCCTCCCGAGGGGGAGAtggctcccccttcctcctccatcacgcTGCGGGCATCCCCTCTATCCCACTGGCATGCCCGAGAGCCTCAGCACTCTGGCTGCTCTTGGAGCCGCTTCCAAAGCTTTTTGGGTGAGCTGAGGCATTTACGGCGCCCAGCGTGGAAGGGAATGCCCGGCATTGCCATGAGCTGGCGGGGGCTGAGGAAACTGCCCCACAAGCAGTGTGCCAGGAGGACGGCTGGCCGCAGGGGACAGCAAGCCGCAGGGGACGGTGGCTGCGTAAGGACTTTTAGCCCTTGCTGGCCACCGAGCCCTGCCTACGTCTTGCCCTGGCTCTGAGCGCATGGCGCAGCTCCTAGGAGAGAGCCGAGCCTCAGcaggacgtggtcctgggcaacctgctctaggcaaGCCTGCTGGAGCAGATGTTGGAGCAGGCCAGCTCTGCACATCCCCCATTTTCTTGTCGTTTAGACAAGGAGTCCATCACCCGATGTCCCCACCCCACCTGGgaaagggaatggggaaaaaatcacggaaacaggagggctgaaagagaaacaaatttaatagaaaaagtaattcagacaggctgagagagttggcgttgttcagcctggagaagagaatcacggaggagaccttatagcagtcttccagtccATAAAGGGGGCCGACAGGAAGGTTGGGGAGGCCGTCTTCATCAGGGagggtaatgataggacaaggggtaacggatTCCCTGGGGTAACCTGTGAAAACAGGGTAGccactagtgggaggtgtccctgcctagggcagggggttTTAACTAGTTGATCTTCAGGGTTACTTCCAACccgaacctttctatgattctataaatcccACCCACAGgacccaaaaaaccctcaatatCCCTCATAGGGAATCCCAAAGGACCCATGCGAACCCCCCCCCCAAGTTGTATTGAGCTCTACATGTCTTCCTATGTGGTCCTATCTGCTAGAGTTGTGTCTTTTATGGAGACTGCCAATGGCGTTGCATTTTTTCTTATTGTATGGGATTGAAAATCAAATACTAAATGGGAAGACGATTAGGATTTTGTTGCAGTTCCTGCATTTCCAACAAAACTTCCAATACTGCTGTATTTGTGGCGTTTTTACTGGCATTGGTGGAAAGAGGCAGTTTGCATTTTAGGTTCCATTcagctttctggctggctttgcaaAACTGACTTGTGCTCTGAGGAGATGTGGGCCTTGAACCTGGTAACGTGGCTGCTTCAAACTGCTAGCTCTTGAGAGAGCTTCTGTTAAACACAAGTGTTTTTCAGGTACCAAGCTTCCAACGTGAGGCTggcaagaatttttcttttctagctaggGTAGATGGTCATGGCAATAAAG from Rissa tridactyla isolate bRisTri1 chromosome 15, bRisTri1.patW.cur.20221130, whole genome shotgun sequence includes the following:
- the LOC128917747 gene encoding adenylate cyclase type 10-like, coding for MMLEILSPHKGHINKVLLCDKGCTFLCVLGLLGNKLPCESLHTLQSALEIFNSCSAMLEETETMSVAVTRGTMFCGVTGHPLRHEYTEGELGCPDDGALPWAGVL